A window of Hymenobacter aerilatus contains these coding sequences:
- a CDS encoding DUF6044 family protein — MPAFFRFSSTPLRWALLVLLVLLVPTWLLGEHAYLTIDDNLDSELVAPYLLPRHDVLLDYRPTAVVPPLMDGLPRNALRPGLSVTMWLFAWLPPLPAYLLHALLVRVVALLGFYALARTHWLRHPPDAILAALLALAWATLPLYTIYGLSVVGQPWVLWAILNLREGRQRGVSWLLLATFPLWSIFVYVGPFLLVGIGGLLAWDWWHGRRAYLGGVLMGAGLLLLSYLIVEFPLFYSLLIAKQFVSHRVEFDISQLAPMGLLSGLKSALRYLLLGQYHASLFFRGVMLVAVAVALARSQPTARRQLGRQLLPLSVVLVLVAAFCGFYPQLLTALQDQLLLLRTFNVSRFHFLTPLLWFVVLLLCLRALPPGRLRIGLVAAQLIVGLAMNTEWTTNLRHLAGAAPATDPDYAAYVAPRLFARVRALLHERTGQEPPAYRVACLGLPPGVAQLNGFYTLDSYQNNYPLRYKRRFRPLIAGELAKDPALRAYFDAWGNRCYLFSAELGRNFRVGATSRRVVQHWAFDAAAFRQLGGRFVLSAARLARPQESGLRLLAVQADAAAYWKLFVYEVAK, encoded by the coding sequence ATGCCCGCTTTTTTTCGCTTTTCTAGTACTCCTTTGCGCTGGGCGCTGCTGGTGTTGCTGGTGCTGCTGGTGCCCACGTGGCTACTGGGCGAGCACGCCTACCTGACCATCGATGACAACCTCGACTCGGAACTGGTAGCGCCCTACCTGCTGCCCCGCCACGACGTACTGCTGGACTACCGCCCTACCGCCGTGGTTCCACCTCTGATGGATGGCCTGCCGCGCAACGCCCTGCGCCCTGGCCTGAGCGTGACCATGTGGCTGTTTGCCTGGCTACCCCCGTTGCCAGCCTACCTGCTGCACGCACTGCTGGTGCGTGTGGTGGCGCTGCTGGGCTTCTACGCACTGGCCCGCACGCACTGGCTACGCCACCCTCCCGACGCTATCCTGGCAGCACTGCTAGCCCTGGCCTGGGCTACGCTGCCGCTCTACACTATCTATGGGCTGTCGGTGGTGGGGCAGCCCTGGGTGCTATGGGCCATCTTGAACCTGCGGGAGGGTAGGCAGCGAGGTGTAAGCTGGTTGCTGCTGGCCACGTTTCCGCTGTGGTCGATTTTCGTGTACGTGGGGCCGTTTCTGCTGGTGGGTATCGGGGGGCTGCTGGCGTGGGACTGGTGGCACGGCCGCCGCGCCTACCTGGGCGGGGTGCTAATGGGCGCTGGGCTGTTGCTGCTAAGCTACCTGATAGTGGAGTTTCCGCTGTTCTATTCCCTGTTGATAGCCAAGCAGTTTGTGTCGCATAGAGTGGAGTTTGATATCAGCCAGCTGGCGCCCATGGGATTACTAAGTGGCCTAAAAAGCGCCTTGCGTTACCTGCTGCTCGGGCAGTACCACGCCAGCTTGTTTTTCCGAGGGGTGATGCTGGTGGCAGTAGCGGTGGCGCTGGCCCGGAGCCAGCCAACGGCACGTCGGCAGCTTGGCCGGCAGTTGCTGCCGCTGAGTGTGGTGCTGGTATTGGTGGCCGCTTTTTGTGGCTTCTACCCGCAGTTGCTTACAGCGTTGCAAGACCAACTGCTGCTGCTGCGCACGTTCAACGTAAGTCGGTTTCACTTCCTGACGCCGTTGCTCTGGTTTGTGGTGCTGCTGCTCTGCCTGCGCGCCCTACCCCCCGGCCGTTTGCGGATAGGGCTAGTGGCAGCGCAGCTCATAGTAGGCCTAGCCATGAACACCGAGTGGACCACTAACCTGCGTCACTTGGCAGGCGCCGCCCCCGCCACCGACCCCGACTATGCCGCCTACGTAGCACCTCGGCTGTTTGCGCGCGTGCGGGCCTTGCTGCACGAGCGCACCGGCCAGGAGCCGCCCGCCTACCGGGTAGCCTGCCTGGGCCTACCGCCTGGCGTGGCCCAGCTCAACGGTTTCTATACCCTCGACAGCTACCAGAACAATTACCCCCTGCGTTACAAGCGCCGGTTTCGGCCCCTCATTGCCGGAGAGCTGGCCAAGGACCCTGCGCTACGCGCTTACTTCGATGCTTGGGGCAACCGTTGCTACCTGTTCTCAGCCGAGCTTGGCAGAAACTTTCGGGTAGGCGCTACTTCGCGCCGCGTGGTGCAACACTGGGCTTTCGATGCCGCGGCGTTTCGCCAGTTGGGGGGGCGCTTTGTGCTGTCGGCTGCGAGGCTGGCCCGGCCGCAGGAGAGTGGCCTGCGCCTGCTGGCCGTGCAGGCCGATGCGGCAGCTTACTGGAAACTGTTCGTGTACGAGGTAGCGAAGTGA
- a CDS encoding ferredoxin reductase family protein produces the protein MKLFKQQYYWGYFAIGLSIVITLALWLGSMWYYDAWYEDQFKYVAKIGSMPATLCMCWALILATRLQPINKFFGGLDKAYQAHQDVGKAAFGLIFLHPIFLAMHLLPDWSAFGSYLWFSADVVRNTGLVALTLLVGLVVISIWPPVKYHIWKQTHNLFGLVLLLVVYHGIQGHGEIMRFPLLRAWFTLWVVAGLGCYVYMRVLYRFFGPIYQYRVAEVRELDDITEVYLEPVGRRMPQRAAQFLYVSFEAEAVSRELHPYTVSSAPEATRLRLSVKALGDWSRKMTELKPGDRARVWGPYGEFGNHLWQQPERDAVLIAGGIGITPFLSMLSSDAFMQRRQGKTYLIYSVAKADEALYHAEIEGLDLEKLDSIHVPHHSDAEGLLDAKLLCEKVGNLPEKCFLLCGPAALMSSVEEELLEAKVPLERIFKEDFNLV, from the coding sequence ATGAAGCTTTTTAAACAGCAATACTATTGGGGCTATTTTGCTATTGGCTTGTCGATTGTGATTACCCTGGCCTTGTGGCTGGGTTCGATGTGGTACTACGACGCCTGGTACGAAGACCAGTTCAAGTACGTCGCCAAAATCGGGAGTATGCCCGCTACGTTATGCATGTGCTGGGCCTTGATTCTGGCCACTCGCCTACAACCAATCAACAAATTTTTTGGAGGGCTGGATAAAGCCTACCAAGCCCACCAAGACGTGGGTAAAGCCGCCTTCGGTCTGATTTTTCTGCACCCGATTTTCCTGGCAATGCACTTGCTGCCCGATTGGTCAGCTTTCGGGAGCTATCTGTGGTTTTCCGCCGACGTGGTGCGCAACACGGGCCTCGTGGCCCTGACCTTGCTGGTAGGATTGGTCGTTATTTCGATCTGGCCCCCTGTAAAGTATCACATCTGGAAGCAGACGCATAACCTATTTGGGTTGGTGCTGCTGTTAGTCGTCTACCACGGCATTCAAGGTCACGGCGAAATTATGCGTTTCCCGCTGCTGCGGGCGTGGTTTACCCTGTGGGTAGTAGCAGGTCTGGGGTGCTATGTATACATGCGGGTGCTCTACCGTTTTTTTGGGCCGATCTACCAGTACCGCGTGGCGGAAGTACGCGAACTGGACGACATTACTGAGGTGTACCTGGAGCCAGTGGGTAGGCGCATGCCCCAGCGGGCTGCGCAATTCCTGTATGTGTCGTTTGAGGCCGAAGCAGTGAGCCGCGAGTTGCACCCCTACACCGTATCGTCGGCCCCGGAAGCCACAAGGCTGCGCCTGTCGGTGAAGGCACTAGGCGACTGGAGTCGGAAAATGACGGAGCTGAAGCCGGGCGACCGGGCGCGGGTGTGGGGGCCGTATGGCGAGTTTGGCAACCACCTTTGGCAGCAGCCCGAGCGCGACGCCGTACTCATTGCCGGGGGCATCGGCATCACACCCTTTCTGAGTATGCTGTCGAGCGACGCGTTCATGCAGCGCCGCCAGGGAAAAACGTACCTGATCTACAGCGTTGCGAAGGCCGACGAAGCCTTGTACCATGCAGAAATTGAAGGACTAGATCTAGAGAAGCTGGACAGCATCCATGTGCCACACCACTCCGATGCTGAGGGCCTGCTCGATGCCAAGCTGCTATGCGAAAAGGTAGGCAACCTGCCGGAAAAATGCTTTCTACTCTGTGGCCCGGCGGCGCTGATGAGTTCTGTAGAAGAGGAACTACTAGAGGCCAAGGTGCCGCTAGAGCGCATTTTCAAGGAGGACTTTAATCTGGTGTAG
- the xerD gene encoding site-specific tyrosine recombinase XerD: MTWPLAQKQFDGYLRLEKSLSGNSVEAYSRDVSKLRQYFELHQLPITPEHVTPEHLRAFLTWLGALGLSATSQARTLSGIKAFYNFLIMEDLLQLDPTDTLEAPKIGRHLPDTLSYPEVEQLLVAIDLSTPEGTRNRALLEVLYSSGLRVSELTELRLSNVYVDQGFVRVVGKGSKERLVPIGRDALKHLGFYLSGIRAHLDVKPGDEDIVFLNRRGGKLSRVMIFNIIKALAEQAGIRKSISPHTFRHSFATHLIEGGADLRAVQEMLGHESITTTEIYTHLDRDYLKQVITEFHPRS; encoded by the coding sequence ATGACCTGGCCCCTTGCGCAAAAGCAATTCGACGGCTACCTGCGGCTCGAAAAATCGTTGTCCGGTAACTCCGTGGAAGCCTACTCCCGCGACGTGAGCAAACTGCGCCAGTACTTTGAGCTGCACCAGCTGCCTATCACCCCAGAGCACGTGACGCCTGAGCACCTGCGCGCTTTTCTGACGTGGCTTGGGGCGCTGGGGCTGAGTGCTACCTCCCAGGCCCGCACGTTGTCGGGCATCAAGGCCTTCTATAATTTCCTGATTATGGAGGACCTGCTCCAACTGGATCCCACCGACACGCTGGAGGCTCCCAAAATCGGCCGCCACTTGCCCGATACGCTCAGCTACCCCGAGGTAGAGCAGCTGCTGGTGGCCATCGACCTGAGCACGCCCGAGGGCACCCGCAACCGCGCCCTGCTAGAGGTACTGTACTCCTCGGGCCTGCGCGTGTCGGAGCTGACGGAGCTGCGTCTTTCTAATGTGTACGTAGATCAGGGCTTTGTGCGGGTGGTAGGCAAGGGTAGCAAGGAACGGCTGGTGCCCATCGGCCGCGACGCGCTCAAGCACCTGGGCTTCTACCTCAGCGGCATCCGCGCCCACCTCGACGTGAAGCCCGGCGACGAAGACATTGTGTTTCTGAACCGACGCGGTGGCAAATTGTCGCGCGTCATGATTTTCAACATCATCAAAGCCCTGGCCGAGCAGGCAGGTATTCGCAAGAGCATCAGCCCGCATACGTTCCGCCATAGCTTTGCTACCCACCTCATAGAAGGGGGTGCCGACTTGCGCGCTGTGCAGGAAATGCTGGGCCACGAGAGCATCACCACTACCGAAATCTACACCCACCTCGACCGCGACTACCTGAAGCAGGTCATTACAGAGTTTCACCCGCGCAGCTAA
- a CDS encoding serine hydrolase, producing MKKFYFFICLLISLRATAQTGVSEPAFQPFDRAMQQFMQRWGIRGASVAVGTQGGVVYARAFGSADVAGTQPMQPYHLLRVASVSKPITALAVMQLVEQGHLRLTDKVFGPQGHLRRPYYLEAIRDPRIYDITVQQLLEHTAGWDRNTNCDGQDGCDPIDFPVYVARAMHAATPVADSTLIRFLLTRGLNTTPGTHYAYSNIGYLVLGKLLEAVTGQPYETWVRQQLLEPAGALEAHLGRNLPAHRLEREVSYESHYQTEACDGSGKVVPAAYGGFNLEAMGAHGGWVCSARSLVQLLQAVEGRAGQSGLLTPATLATMAQPSAVNVHYGKGWMVNAAGHRWHRGEMDGTGTYLVRTAGGYTWAILLNTRPASEACWQELDQLGWVAVQRVAKMPAHDLRPPTRNATELTALSDSGGVVLRWQRGTGTRCLVLVQAERPIVDFPLDGTRYAPTALSAPAALGTGTYVVANTAADSVRLPHLDASRRYHVRVVEYTENASTGFQPVYVLDGNPTLTLPATNGAVAAGGAVRLPLYPNPARTELTVLGVPQVLPYEVTTLLGQRLRTSVLVPNQTIPISDLQPGHYLVRFQLPERVVISRFVKE from the coding sequence TTGAAGAAATTTTACTTTTTCATTTGCTTATTGATTTCCCTGCGGGCAACTGCGCAAACGGGCGTCTCGGAGCCCGCCTTTCAACCCTTCGACCGGGCCATGCAGCAGTTTATGCAGCGCTGGGGCATCCGGGGTGCCTCAGTGGCAGTTGGTACGCAGGGGGGCGTGGTCTATGCCCGAGCTTTCGGCTCGGCCGACGTGGCGGGCACGCAGCCCATGCAGCCCTACCACCTGTTGCGCGTGGCTAGTGTATCGAAGCCTATAACGGCGCTGGCCGTGATGCAGTTGGTAGAGCAGGGACACCTACGGCTGACCGACAAAGTGTTTGGGCCGCAGGGCCACTTGCGGCGCCCATACTACCTAGAGGCCATCCGCGACCCGCGCATCTACGACATCACCGTGCAGCAGTTGCTGGAGCACACCGCCGGCTGGGACCGCAACACCAATTGCGATGGTCAGGATGGCTGCGACCCCATCGATTTTCCGGTGTACGTGGCCCGCGCTATGCACGCCGCCACGCCCGTAGCCGACTCTACCCTAATCCGTTTCTTGCTGACCCGCGGGCTGAATACCACGCCGGGCACGCACTACGCCTACTCCAACATCGGCTATCTGGTGCTGGGCAAATTGCTGGAAGCCGTAACGGGTCAGCCCTACGAAACGTGGGTGCGCCAGCAACTGCTGGAACCCGCTGGCGCCCTCGAGGCGCACCTGGGCCGCAACCTACCCGCCCACCGGCTGGAGCGGGAGGTATCCTACGAAAGCCACTACCAAACTGAGGCGTGCGACGGCTCGGGGAAGGTAGTGCCCGCAGCGTACGGAGGCTTCAACCTGGAAGCAATGGGTGCCCACGGCGGCTGGGTGTGCTCGGCTCGTAGCCTAGTGCAACTCTTGCAAGCGGTGGAGGGTAGGGCCGGGCAGTCGGGCCTGCTGACGCCTGCCACCCTGGCTACCATGGCGCAGCCCTCAGCCGTGAATGTCCATTACGGTAAAGGATGGATGGTGAATGCCGCCGGCCACCGCTGGCACCGCGGCGAAATGGATGGCACGGGCACGTACCTGGTGCGTACGGCTGGCGGCTACACCTGGGCCATCTTGCTCAACACGCGCCCCGCCTCAGAAGCCTGCTGGCAAGAGCTTGACCAACTAGGCTGGGTAGCCGTGCAGCGCGTGGCAAAGATGCCCGCCCACGATCTGCGGCCACCTACCCGTAATGCAACGGAACTCACGGCCCTATCCGATTCGGGAGGCGTTGTGCTGCGCTGGCAGCGCGGTACCGGCACGCGTTGCCTGGTGCTTGTGCAAGCCGAACGGCCGATAGTGGATTTTCCATTGGATGGTACCCGCTACGCGCCTACTGCACTAAGCGCGCCGGCTGCCCTGGGCACAGGCACCTACGTGGTGGCCAATACGGCCGCCGATTCGGTGCGGCTGCCCCACCTCGATGCGAGCCGTCGCTACCACGTGCGGGTAGTGGAGTACACCGAAAATGCGTCCACCGGTTTTCAACCCGTGTACGTGCTTGATGGCAACCCAACCCTGACGCTGCCCGCCACCAATGGCGCAGTGGCAGCCGGCGGCGCGGTGCGGTTGCCGCTCTACCCCAATCCCGCCCGCACGGAGCTAACTGTACTAGGCGTGCCCCAAGTGCTACCCTATGAGGTGACCACGCTGCTGGGGCAGCGCCTGCGGACGAGTGTGCTAGTACCAAATCAGACCATTCCCATCAGCGACTTACAGCCTGGGCACTACCTGGTTCGGTTCCAACTGCCAGAACGCGTAGTGATTAGTCGGTTTGTGAAAGAGTGA
- the aroQ gene encoding type II 3-dehydroquinate dehydratase, which yields MQILILNGPNLNLLGQREPGIYGTRSFDAYLPELQEAFPNLTIDYFQSNHEGQLIDKLHEVGFTYHGVVLNAGGYTHTSVALADAIAAINTPVVEVHLSNLHAREEFRHKSLIGKNCVGSIAGFKLDSYKLALHYFDGLRPKRVGFRV from the coding sequence ATGCAAATTCTCATTCTCAACGGCCCCAACCTCAACTTGCTGGGCCAGCGCGAGCCGGGCATCTACGGTACCCGCTCGTTTGATGCCTACCTGCCCGAGTTGCAGGAGGCCTTCCCGAACCTGACCATCGACTATTTTCAGAGCAACCACGAAGGACAACTGATTGATAAGCTGCACGAAGTGGGCTTCACCTACCACGGCGTGGTGCTAAACGCGGGTGGCTACACGCACACCAGCGTGGCTCTGGCCGATGCCATTGCGGCCATCAACACGCCCGTAGTGGAAGTGCACCTGAGCAACCTGCACGCCCGCGAGGAGTTTCGCCACAAAAGCCTCATCGGCAAAAACTGCGTGGGCAGCATCGCGGGCTTCAAGCTCGACAGCTACAAGTTAGCGCTGCACTATTTCGACGGCCTACGGCCTAAGCGGGTAGGGTTTCGGGTGTGA